A single window of Methanomassiliicoccus sp. DNA harbors:
- a CDS encoding ubiquitin-conjugating enzyme E2, translating into MTLPSEILIARLRNELKACSGYIRSAPDLSGPDGLEFPLSIDIELNQVPAHYLDGRRCGVRYTHRFRLVIDEEYPFKKPMVTWLTPIFHPNIMMPEDGGHMCTRLLEDWSFNSTIISFIKGVETLVTTPNPSNPFGTDSCTAAAEYYNKGARCLPPMVNVPPPRVVRSR; encoded by the coding sequence GTGACCCTTCCGAGTGAGATACTCATCGCCAGGCTCAGGAACGAGCTTAAGGCCTGCTCGGGGTACATTCGGAGCGCCCCGGACCTCAGCGGACCGGACGGCCTCGAGTTCCCATTGAGCATTGATATCGAGTTGAACCAGGTTCCCGCCCACTATCTAGATGGTCGACGATGCGGGGTACGATATACTCACCGATTCCGCCTGGTCATCGACGAGGAATATCCGTTCAAAAAGCCGATGGTAACCTGGCTCACCCCGATCTTCCACCCCAACATCATGATGCCGGAGGATGGAGGGCATATGTGCACCAGGCTGCTGGAGGACTGGAGCTTCAACTCCACGATTATCTCGTTCATTAAGGGAGTGGAGACGCTGGTCACCACTCCCAATCCCTCCAACCCGTTCGGGACCGACAGCTGCACCGCGGCGGCGGAGTACTATAACAAGGGAGCGAGGTGCCTGCCACCGATGGTCAACGTCCCTCCGCCCCGGGTGGTGAGGTCCAGATGA
- a CDS encoding ThiF family adenylyltransferase, whose protein sequence is MTIIRTGEEDADRWDRSRRIDWLDMGRVQAARFLVLGAGALGNEVVKDLVLAGAREITVVDMDRVVRSNLSRCVLFRERDSAEHRWKVEAVAERARDLDPEVRVRAVAGRIEQLEEREWKDSDIVLGCLDNIAARLHANAHSYHHGTPYIDGGTDGFSGRVQVIVPPSTPCLQCGLNQSHYRILEKRYSCTGADVTYYEPSMAAEITTTSIVAAVQVREALKIVSGRSDAAVRNVIHYNGLRNTWDELEMSFEPACPLHQDRT, encoded by the coding sequence ATGACGATCATCCGGACAGGGGAGGAGGACGCGGACCGATGGGACCGCTCCCGCCGCATCGATTGGCTGGACATGGGGCGGGTGCAGGCGGCACGGTTCCTGGTTCTGGGGGCCGGAGCCCTGGGCAACGAGGTGGTCAAGGATCTCGTGCTGGCAGGGGCCAGGGAGATTACTGTGGTAGATATGGACCGAGTGGTCCGCTCCAATCTCAGCCGCTGCGTCCTGTTCCGCGAGCGCGACAGCGCCGAGCACCGGTGGAAGGTAGAGGCGGTGGCCGAGCGGGCCAGGGACCTTGACCCCGAGGTCCGGGTGCGCGCGGTGGCAGGAAGGATCGAACAGCTAGAGGAGAGGGAGTGGAAGGATAGCGATATCGTCCTGGGTTGCCTGGACAATATCGCTGCGCGGCTGCACGCCAACGCCCACTCCTACCATCATGGAACCCCGTACATCGACGGCGGCACCGACGGCTTCTCCGGCCGAGTCCAGGTAATCGTTCCGCCCTCCACTCCTTGCCTGCAGTGCGGCCTCAACCAGAGCCACTACCGGATCCTCGAGAAGCGTTACTCCTGCACCGGTGCGGACGTCACCTACTACGAGCCAAGCATGGCCGCGGAGATCACCACCACCTCGATCGTCGCCGCGGTACAGGTGAGGGAAGCCCTGAAGATCGTGTCCGGGAGGAGCGACGCGGCCGTCAGGAACGTCATCCACTATAATGGCCTGAGGAACACCTGGGACGAGCTGGAGATGTCCTTCGAGCCTGCCTGTCCTCTGCACCAGGACCGAACATAA
- a CDS encoding 2-dehydropantoate 2-reductase N-terminal domain-containing protein — MEVLIVGAGIIGTVYGWAFAEGGVNVTHLVRLDRMEGLKGGVMMDVLDERKGHLKHNRTSYAMRTVTEVGPGDRYDVVIVPTNSYQLAPALAELAPKLPNATFILMSLNWVDGEYERPELPIGRYFWGYPDGGGTVRNGAYWTNLGPELHLQKEAAGSPAVTELLRSADLSGDYQENMKHWIWVHNAGSTPIWMAFLQAGNMATFLRDKRLLNQSLDATGEVLALLRKRGVRLDDYPDVAMLERNTAFIRLMMKILYRFNKSMQRYTAHALGGREEAIANYRQIMSTARELGYDMPIMGELGRALGIMEQSNPGA; from the coding sequence ATGGAAGTGTTGATCGTCGGAGCGGGCATCATCGGAACGGTATATGGCTGGGCCTTCGCGGAGGGCGGGGTAAATGTCACCCATCTGGTCAGGCTGGACCGGATGGAAGGACTGAAGGGCGGCGTGATGATGGACGTCCTCGACGAAAGGAAAGGGCACCTGAAACACAACCGAACAAGCTACGCCATGCGTACCGTGACCGAGGTCGGTCCCGGAGACAGGTACGACGTGGTCATCGTTCCGACCAACAGCTATCAGCTAGCCCCTGCCCTGGCCGAGCTAGCGCCAAAGCTACCGAACGCCACCTTCATTCTTATGTCGCTCAACTGGGTGGACGGGGAGTATGAGCGTCCGGAACTTCCCATCGGACGATACTTCTGGGGGTATCCAGACGGTGGGGGGACCGTCAGGAACGGCGCGTACTGGACGAACCTTGGGCCTGAGCTGCACCTCCAAAAGGAGGCTGCAGGGTCCCCGGCAGTGACCGAGCTTCTCCGTTCGGCGGACCTCTCCGGCGACTACCAAGAGAACATGAAGCATTGGATTTGGGTCCACAACGCCGGCAGCACGCCCATATGGATGGCCTTCCTGCAAGCCGGAAATATGGCTACTTTCCTAAGGGACAAGAGGCTGCTGAATCAGAGCCTCGATGCGACCGGGGAGGTCTTGGCCCTCCTCCGTAAACGCGGGGTGCGTCTGGACGACTATCCTGACGTGGCCATGCTGGAGAGGAACACTGCCTTCATCCGCCTGATGATGAAAATTCTATATCGGTTCAACAAGAGCATGCAGCGGTACACCGCCCATGCCCTCGGTGGGCGGGAGGAAGCGATCGCCAACTATCGGCAGATCATGAGTACGGCTCGGGAGCTCGGCTACGACATGCCCATAATGGGAGAACTGGGTCGGGCGCTGGGGATCATGGAACAGAGCAATCCCGGAGCATGA
- a CDS encoding DUF4011 domain-containing protein, translating to MSTLTEDPVDIRIERWRKSLVDTSLRNRLLDVKESRLGCLRLTSPLPLEIYHTLVVAKDAFEIDVGPNGSAACSYRDASKPPRPFEGIRGDRSLMLLRTKAREAQREQGVSILFLTLGVLEWSSEDASGQKIRSPLVLIPVELTRAGPLDPYVLRAAGLVTGNPTLAHKLRSELSLTLPPLPEGDLDLTAYLDSVAKAFQRLGWEVSDTSFLGLFKFPKMSMFDELGQHRAAVAVHPVIRALAGEVAGPTVEATGVLASNVQEDFQVLDADSSQQEAVSLALSGSSFVLQGPPGTGKSQTITNIISETISRGRTVLFVSEKLAALEVVKKRLDARGLGDYCLELHDQNASRQTVVDELSRCLSAPLRTELPPSEREELERARADLDDYVDALHQRREGLGIPFHTLLSELTVLRSAPDLPIGFPNLEHMGWKELMPLQPLVRDLERYAPVLATGTAHPWSDCLVDSWKLSSQTEIVHRLSALKLAISRLREATEQFCRSLELEAPNSLKGVSDLIEHLRTVNLTAYPDEKWLASDPTPLFKLLDDTRAAYQDLGDRMAWLRQKYREDVLALDLHSMHNRFENEHHNAVKRAFSFSYRRDMGTLRSLNRGDRKLNFETAREELDEIIQISDLVTGLHALETECGERLGKHFQGENTEWEKVRGAIAWSKEYFDRYGTPRSPGIVRLLCSGPEALVGLKTKVDDLEEVAMRMEEAVTAVTERFILSRLAAGRTTHEVPFDELTAWAQGHMETMSRFQEWTEASRVRKEAAERGLGDLLAMATQSTLPSSGLWDGVRKRFLTLWHDLLLSRDRRLRDFDREAHDRTVVRFAELDHRNIDQASARARIVLDARKARACDLSSPEMGSALWVLKHEVSRKKNLRPVRELFSQASEPIQAIKPCLLMSPLSVSTFLDPTRIRFDLVIFDEASQVRPEDAIGSIMRAKQVIVVGDGMQLPPTDFFREATEEEEDVPDLESILDECSSAMPQRMLIWHYRSRQESLIAFSNCRFYGGRLMTFPSATVDHEGLGVSFIHVPDGVYDRARSRKNAVEAERVAELIAEHVTRRSGESLGVVAFSEAQQLAIIEELEKLTAIRPGLIPLLSEEGEEGFFVKNLENVQGDERDVMIFSVGYGKDAQGKMYQNFGPLNKAG from the coding sequence ATGAGCACTCTGACAGAGGACCCTGTAGACATACGTATCGAGAGATGGAGGAAGAGCCTCGTTGACACCAGCCTCCGCAACCGCCTGCTGGATGTCAAGGAGAGCCGCCTAGGCTGCCTCCGGCTGACCAGCCCTCTCCCTTTGGAGATATACCACACCCTGGTCGTGGCCAAGGACGCCTTCGAGATCGACGTCGGTCCCAATGGCTCGGCCGCTTGTTCTTACCGAGACGCCTCGAAGCCCCCCCGGCCGTTCGAAGGGATCAGAGGAGACCGTTCCCTCATGCTCCTGCGGACCAAGGCCAGGGAGGCCCAGCGCGAGCAGGGTGTCAGCATCCTCTTCCTCACCCTCGGCGTACTTGAATGGTCCAGCGAGGACGCTTCGGGGCAGAAGATCCGATCTCCCCTCGTTCTCATCCCTGTCGAGCTGACTCGGGCGGGCCCCCTCGACCCCTATGTGCTCAGGGCCGCCGGGCTGGTGACCGGCAATCCCACTCTCGCCCACAAGCTCAGATCGGAGCTCTCGCTGACTCTTCCGCCCCTGCCAGAGGGCGACCTGGATCTCACCGCCTACCTGGACTCGGTAGCCAAGGCCTTCCAGCGGCTGGGATGGGAGGTGAGCGATACCTCCTTCCTAGGGTTGTTCAAGTTCCCCAAGATGTCGATGTTTGACGAGCTGGGGCAACATCGGGCGGCGGTGGCTGTCCACCCCGTCATCAGGGCGTTGGCGGGAGAGGTGGCCGGGCCGACGGTGGAGGCGACCGGAGTACTGGCCTCGAACGTTCAGGAGGACTTCCAGGTGCTCGACGCCGATTCCAGCCAGCAGGAGGCCGTGTCCCTGGCCCTGAGCGGTTCGAGCTTCGTGCTGCAGGGCCCCCCCGGCACCGGGAAGAGCCAGACTATTACCAACATCATCTCCGAGACGATCTCCCGAGGGCGAACCGTGCTGTTCGTGTCCGAGAAGCTGGCCGCCCTGGAAGTGGTGAAGAAGCGGCTGGACGCCCGAGGGTTGGGCGATTATTGCCTGGAGCTTCACGACCAGAACGCCAGCCGCCAGACGGTGGTGGACGAGCTCTCTCGCTGTCTTTCCGCCCCCCTCAGGACGGAACTGCCGCCCTCGGAGCGGGAGGAACTGGAACGCGCCCGGGCCGACCTCGACGACTATGTGGACGCCCTCCACCAGAGGAGGGAAGGGTTGGGCATCCCGTTCCATACTCTGCTGTCGGAGCTGACCGTCCTTCGCTCGGCCCCCGACCTGCCCATCGGATTCCCCAACCTGGAGCATATGGGATGGAAGGAACTGATGCCCCTTCAGCCCCTAGTCCGGGACCTGGAGAGGTACGCACCAGTGCTGGCCACCGGGACCGCTCACCCATGGTCCGACTGCCTGGTGGACTCCTGGAAGTTGAGTTCCCAGACCGAGATCGTCCACCGATTGTCAGCCCTGAAACTGGCCATTTCCAGACTGAGGGAGGCTACGGAGCAGTTCTGCAGGTCCCTCGAGCTGGAGGCCCCCAACAGCCTGAAGGGGGTCAGCGATCTCATCGAGCATCTGCGCACGGTTAACCTGACCGCCTATCCAGACGAGAAGTGGCTGGCCTCCGACCCGACCCCCTTGTTCAAGCTCCTCGATGACACCCGGGCCGCCTACCAGGACCTGGGCGATCGGATGGCTTGGCTCAGGCAGAAATACCGCGAGGACGTGCTCGCCCTGGACCTCCACTCGATGCACAACCGGTTCGAGAACGAGCACCACAACGCAGTCAAGCGGGCGTTCAGCTTCAGCTATCGGCGGGATATGGGCACATTGCGCAGTCTGAACCGGGGTGACCGAAAGCTCAACTTCGAAACCGCCAGGGAGGAGCTGGATGAGATCATCCAAATCTCGGATTTAGTCACCGGCCTACATGCGCTAGAGACGGAATGCGGAGAGCGCCTGGGCAAGCACTTCCAGGGAGAGAATACCGAATGGGAGAAGGTCCGCGGAGCCATCGCCTGGTCCAAGGAGTACTTCGATCGCTACGGCACTCCACGTTCTCCGGGGATCGTCCGCCTGCTGTGTTCCGGACCGGAGGCCCTTGTCGGCCTGAAGACCAAGGTCGATGACCTGGAAGAAGTGGCCATGCGCATGGAGGAAGCGGTCACAGCGGTCACCGAGCGCTTTATTCTTAGCCGACTGGCTGCCGGACGCACGACCCATGAGGTGCCCTTCGATGAGCTCACTGCATGGGCCCAGGGACACATGGAAACGATGTCCCGATTCCAGGAGTGGACCGAGGCCAGTCGGGTGAGGAAGGAAGCTGCCGAGAGGGGGCTGGGAGATCTGTTGGCCATGGCCACTCAGAGTACCCTCCCCAGCTCCGGGCTGTGGGACGGAGTAAGGAAGAGGTTCCTCACCCTGTGGCACGACCTCCTGCTCTCCCGTGACCGCCGGCTCAGGGACTTCGATCGCGAGGCTCATGATCGCACCGTGGTCCGCTTCGCCGAACTGGACCACCGCAACATCGACCAGGCTTCCGCCCGGGCCCGGATCGTCCTCGATGCTCGCAAGGCCAGGGCGTGCGACCTCTCCTCGCCGGAGATGGGCAGTGCGTTATGGGTGCTGAAGCACGAGGTGAGCCGGAAGAAGAACCTCCGGCCGGTGAGGGAGCTATTCTCCCAGGCCAGCGAGCCCATACAAGCGATTAAGCCTTGCCTCCTGATGAGCCCCCTGTCAGTCTCCACTTTCCTGGATCCAACGAGGATCAGGTTCGACCTGGTCATCTTCGACGAGGCCTCCCAGGTCCGACCGGAGGATGCTATCGGGTCGATCATGAGAGCCAAGCAGGTCATCGTGGTCGGTGACGGGATGCAGCTGCCTCCCACTGACTTCTTCCGGGAGGCCACCGAGGAGGAAGAGGACGTCCCCGACCTGGAGAGCATCCTGGACGAGTGTTCTTCGGCCATGCCCCAGCGCATGTTGATATGGCATTACCGGTCGAGACAGGAAAGCCTGATCGCGTTCTCTAACTGCAGGTTCTACGGCGGCCGCCTCATGACCTTCCCATCGGCCACGGTCGATCACGAAGGGCTCGGAGTGTCCTTCATTCACGTACCCGACGGCGTTTACGATAGGGCGCGCAGCAGGAAGAACGCCGTCGAGGCTGAGCGGGTTGCCGAGCTGATCGCAGAGCATGTGACCCGGCGGTCAGGCGAGTCCCTGGGCGTGGTGGCGTTCAGCGAGGCCCAGCAGCTTGCTATCATAGAGGAGCTGGAGAAGCTAACAGCAATAAGGCCGGGCCTCATACCGCTGCTCAGCGAGGAGGGCGAGGAGGGTTTCTTCGTCAAGAACCTCGAGAACGTCCAGGGTGACGAGAGGGACGTCATGATCTTTTCCGTCGGCTACGGAAAGGATGCTCAGGGAAAGATGTATCAGAACTTCGGGCCGCTGAACAAGGCGGGCG
- a CDS encoding phenylalanine--tRNA ligase subunit alpha translates to MNTSEILEGLSANEARLMLALNRLNGRATPEEVFEAGDFGQLVEVMNAASWLQSKGALQISEVARKVYSLRSTDAVEKGLPERRALKLLDEKGGEMDMKDLSSAVGKDEVSIALGWLRKKNLASIRKEGGSTVITLSDHGREILGRKMEDEATLEALAREDMSEDKLDKATIAALKSRQDLVVEKLVVSRTLELTDLGREMLELGIEVKEEVAQLTPELIQTGRWKEVTIRKYDVRSFAPAIYPGKKHPLTRIADEVRKIFVDMGFQEIDEEYVQPAFWNMDALFTPQDHPARELQDTFYLKRPARLDLEDEDIVGKVCSMHECGGDTGSLGWRYDWCREESERALLRTHTTVNSIRHLWKNPEPPVKVFSLSKVFRKEAIDATHLPEFTQIEGIIMEEDASFDMLCGIIREFYARMGFKDIRFRPGYFPYTEPSMEIEVRFKNTWMELGGSGIFRPEVTAPFGIKCPVLAFGLGFERLAMLRFNLKDLRDLYISDVDMLRTSPLI, encoded by the coding sequence ATGAATACCTCGGAGATCCTCGAGGGCCTATCCGCCAACGAAGCCCGCCTGATGCTGGCACTGAACCGCCTGAACGGCCGCGCCACGCCGGAGGAGGTTTTCGAGGCCGGGGACTTCGGCCAGCTGGTCGAGGTCATGAACGCCGCATCCTGGCTACAGTCCAAGGGTGCGTTGCAGATCTCCGAGGTCGCCCGAAAGGTGTACTCCCTCCGGTCCACCGATGCGGTGGAGAAGGGCCTGCCGGAACGTCGGGCCCTAAAACTCCTGGACGAGAAGGGTGGGGAGATGGACATGAAGGATCTGTCCTCTGCCGTGGGCAAGGACGAGGTGTCTATCGCCCTTGGATGGCTGAGGAAGAAGAACCTTGCTTCCATCCGCAAAGAGGGCGGGAGCACCGTCATCACCCTTTCCGACCATGGCCGGGAGATACTGGGCAGGAAGATGGAGGATGAGGCGACCCTCGAGGCATTGGCTAGGGAAGACATGTCCGAGGATAAGCTGGACAAGGCCACTATCGCCGCCCTCAAGTCCCGTCAGGACCTGGTGGTGGAGAAGCTTGTGGTCAGCCGCACGCTGGAACTTACCGACCTGGGCCGGGAGATGCTGGAGCTGGGAATTGAGGTTAAGGAAGAGGTCGCCCAGCTCACTCCCGAGCTCATCCAGACCGGCCGATGGAAAGAGGTCACCATCCGCAAGTACGACGTCCGCAGCTTCGCCCCGGCCATCTATCCGGGAAAGAAGCACCCCCTGACCAGGATCGCCGACGAGGTCCGCAAGATCTTCGTGGACATGGGGTTCCAGGAGATCGACGAGGAGTATGTGCAGCCGGCGTTCTGGAACATGGACGCGCTGTTCACCCCTCAGGACCATCCGGCCCGAGAGCTCCAAGACACCTTCTACCTCAAGCGGCCAGCCCGTCTGGACCTGGAAGACGAGGACATCGTGGGCAAGGTGTGTTCCATGCACGAGTGCGGCGGGGACACCGGCTCCCTTGGCTGGAGGTATGACTGGTGCCGCGAGGAGTCGGAGCGCGCGCTGCTGCGAACGCACACCACCGTGAACTCGATCCGTCACCTGTGGAAGAACCCCGAACCGCCGGTGAAGGTGTTCTCTCTGAGCAAGGTGTTCCGCAAGGAAGCGATCGATGCCACCCATCTCCCGGAGTTCACCCAGATCGAAGGGATAATTATGGAGGAGGACGCCTCCTTCGACATGCTGTGCGGCATCATCAGGGAGTTCTACGCCCGCATGGGGTTCAAGGACATCCGGTTCCGTCCCGGCTACTTCCCGTACACCGAGCCGTCGATGGAGATCGAGGTCCGGTTCAAGAACACCTGGATGGAGCTTGGGGGATCGGGCATCTTCCGGCCCGAGGTCACCGCACCCTTCGGCATCAAGTGCCCAGTGCTCGCTTTCGGCCTCGGCTTCGAGCGCCTGGCCATGCTGCGGTTCAACCTAAAGGATCTCAGGGACCTCTATATCAGCGACGTCGATATGCTCAGAACATCTCCGTTAATCTGA
- a CDS encoding TIM barrel protein, giving the protein MVRVNVFDRFPDEEEVGLSPLEVESDLIMEIVRVKNKKEVRITKPTEKIREDDALITLASGLAQNFIELRELGQMGKEMDVQLSMHTPYYMDLASNSELTARCIDNIRWAGVMTDQMEGNLVITHLGLAPEKTKKQAKKNIVENITSIMEWWEENKLKPLLGFETSGRQEVFGSLDEVLEMCDHIKGTVPVINFAHAHARENGSLREPSDFGALLDKVRDYVGGDFYTHFSGVEHEGGNERRITPIKKGDLKFEPLADYLADENPNITIISSSPLLEHDAMYMKVIYERVLTKRVAKESKVKRNEKDRDGEEEDEVEYEGLGEEAESEEAELPRLKPKVDKASPRPEKKATPKPADKVKPPVAKPNGQSKVAPKEAPAVKKKR; this is encoded by the coding sequence ATGGTGAGGGTAAACGTTTTCGATCGGTTCCCCGACGAAGAGGAGGTCGGGCTTTCCCCGTTGGAGGTGGAGAGCGACCTGATCATGGAGATCGTACGGGTAAAGAACAAGAAAGAGGTCCGTATCACCAAGCCGACGGAGAAGATCAGGGAGGACGATGCCCTCATAACCCTAGCCTCGGGATTGGCCCAGAACTTCATCGAGTTGCGGGAGCTCGGTCAGATGGGGAAGGAGATGGACGTTCAGCTCTCCATGCACACTCCATATTACATGGACCTGGCCAGCAACTCCGAGCTGACCGCCAGGTGCATTGACAACATCCGATGGGCGGGGGTCATGACCGACCAGATGGAGGGCAATCTGGTGATAACCCATCTCGGTCTGGCGCCGGAGAAGACCAAGAAGCAGGCCAAGAAGAACATCGTCGAGAACATCACCTCCATTATGGAGTGGTGGGAGGAGAACAAGCTCAAACCCCTGCTGGGATTCGAGACCAGCGGGCGGCAGGAGGTGTTCGGTTCCTTGGACGAGGTCCTGGAGATGTGCGACCACATCAAGGGGACCGTGCCAGTCATCAACTTCGCTCACGCTCACGCCAGGGAGAACGGCTCGCTGCGTGAACCCTCCGACTTCGGAGCCCTCCTCGACAAGGTCCGCGACTACGTCGGCGGTGACTTCTACACTCATTTCTCGGGCGTGGAGCACGAGGGCGGGAACGAGCGGAGGATAACTCCCATCAAGAAAGGGGACCTGAAGTTCGAGCCCCTCGCCGACTATCTGGCCGATGAAAACCCTAACATCACGATCATATCTTCGTCCCCGCTGCTCGAACATGATGCCATGTACATGAAGGTCATCTACGAACGTGTTCTGACCAAGCGGGTGGCCAAGGAGAGCAAGGTCAAGAGGAATGAGAAGGACCGGGACGGAGAAGAGGAGGACGAGGTCGAATATGAGGGACTCGGGGAGGAGGCTGAGTCCGAAGAGGCCGAGCTTCCGCGTCTCAAGCCGAAAGTCGATAAGGCCTCTCCCCGGCCCGAGAAGAAGGCCACCCCTAAGCCTGCCGATAAGGTAAAGCCCCCGGTGGCCAAGCCCAACGGCCAGAGCAAGGTCGCTCCCAAGGAAGCACCCGCGGTCAAGAAGAAGCGGTGA
- a CDS encoding SIS domain-containing protein has protein sequence MKDSLDYILRNVKEALVNVDPAAVEQTIQAFIGAKKIFIYGVGRSGLIGQAFAVRLVQMGFDVHFVGDMTTPFVDEGDLVIIVSNTGETMSAVQTANIVRRVGARVISVTSNPNSKLGHASNIILEVGQIKDDQKKKWAPLGTIFEDAALVMFDSIVPLIMERTDQNEASLRRRHAIWV, from the coding sequence ATGAAGGATTCCCTGGACTACATCCTGAGGAATGTAAAGGAGGCGCTGGTCAACGTCGACCCGGCGGCAGTGGAGCAGACCATCCAGGCGTTCATAGGCGCCAAGAAGATCTTCATCTACGGCGTAGGTCGCTCTGGGCTCATCGGCCAGGCTTTCGCTGTCAGGTTGGTCCAGATGGGATTCGACGTGCATTTCGTCGGCGATATGACCACTCCCTTTGTCGATGAGGGGGATCTCGTCATCATCGTCTCCAACACCGGGGAGACGATGTCCGCGGTGCAGACCGCGAACATCGTCCGGAGGGTTGGGGCTCGGGTGATCTCGGTGACCTCCAACCCCAACTCCAAGCTGGGGCACGCATCCAACATCATTTTGGAAGTGGGACAGATCAAAGACGACCAGAAGAAGAAGTGGGCCCCTCTCGGTACGATCTTCGAGGACGCCGCCCTGGTCATGTTCGATTCGATTGTCCCCCTCATAATGGAGAGGACGGACCAGAACGAAGCCTCGCTGAGGCGCAGGCACGCCATCTGGGTGTGA
- the tsaA gene encoding tRNA (N6-threonylcarbamoyladenosine(37)-N6)-methyltransferase TrmO: MVVGTFPVNPIGWVRKSALSGCMDIEILPEHQEGLYRIDLNETLLVLFIFDRSTTVDLLVHPRGDPRNPLVGVFASRSPNRPNHIGATAVRLVKREGNVLTVEGLDAWEGTPVVDIKPDRRSKALEPDPSMVKTN, translated from the coding sequence ATGGTCGTCGGGACATTCCCGGTCAATCCCATCGGATGGGTAAGAAAATCTGCATTGTCTGGGTGCATGGACATCGAGATCCTCCCGGAACACCAAGAAGGGCTCTACCGGATCGATCTAAACGAAACGTTGCTCGTTCTGTTCATCTTCGACCGATCGACGACGGTCGATCTCCTCGTTCATCCTCGGGGCGATCCTCGGAACCCGCTGGTCGGGGTGTTCGCTTCGAGGAGCCCCAACCGCCCCAATCACATCGGGGCGACCGCCGTGCGTCTGGTCAAGCGCGAGGGCAACGTGCTCACGGTGGAGGGCTTGGACGCCTGGGAAGGTACGCCGGTCGTCGATATCAAGCCCGATCGGCGGTCCAAGGCACTGGAACCGGATCCCTCGATGGTAAAGACTAATTAG
- a CDS encoding tryptophan--tRNA ligase: MNGEFKVTPWEVSGDIDYDLLIEKFGTKRIDQALLDRMAGYGELHPLLKRGVVYSHRDMEWVLDRYEAGEKFFLYTGRGPSGHTHLGHLMPWMFTKYLQDTFKAPLYFQLTDDEKYLFNDNLELKDTRDMAYQNLLDVIALGFDPKLTKIMVDTEYIHSLYPLALKVAKRITFSTARAVFGFDNSTNIGSIFYTSIQAAPAFLGSELAGRNIPCLIPCGIDQDPHFRVARDIAPTLGYYKPALLHNKMFPGLQGTDKMSSSQPNSTIYTTDPPKLVRKKIMSAFTGGAVSVEEQRKCGGKPEICSVFKYKFYLFEKDDRKLEELAEKCRQGEILCGECKKSLADVIVPFIEEHQAKREAAKERVEEFMLRDCSVP; the protein is encoded by the coding sequence ATGAACGGCGAGTTCAAGGTAACGCCATGGGAGGTCAGCGGAGATATCGACTATGACCTCCTCATAGAGAAGTTCGGCACCAAGCGCATCGACCAGGCCCTCCTGGATCGGATGGCTGGATACGGGGAGCTCCACCCATTATTGAAGCGCGGGGTGGTCTATTCTCACCGGGACATGGAGTGGGTGCTCGATCGCTACGAGGCTGGGGAGAAGTTCTTCCTGTACACCGGCCGAGGACCGTCGGGGCATACCCATCTCGGTCACCTCATGCCATGGATGTTCACCAAGTATCTGCAGGATACCTTCAAGGCTCCACTCTACTTCCAGCTCACCGATGATGAGAAGTACTTATTCAATGACAACCTCGAGCTGAAGGACACCCGCGATATGGCCTATCAGAACCTCCTGGATGTCATCGCCCTGGGCTTCGATCCCAAGCTGACCAAGATCATGGTGGACACCGAGTACATACACTCCCTCTACCCTCTGGCACTGAAGGTCGCCAAGCGCATCACCTTCTCCACCGCTCGGGCCGTGTTCGGGTTCGATAACTCTACCAACATAGGCAGCATCTTCTATACCAGCATACAGGCGGCCCCCGCTTTTCTCGGCTCGGAGCTGGCCGGAAGGAACATCCCCTGCCTAATTCCCTGCGGTATCGACCAGGATCCCCACTTCCGTGTGGCCCGGGACATCGCGCCTACCTTAGGCTACTACAAGCCGGCACTCCTGCACAACAAGATGTTCCCAGGCCTGCAGGGGACCGACAAGATGTCGTCCTCCCAGCCCAACAGCACCATCTACACCACCGACCCGCCCAAGCTGGTCCGCAAGAAGATAATGTCGGCGTTCACCGGTGGGGCCGTTTCGGTCGAGGAGCAAAGGAAGTGCGGCGGCAAGCCGGAGATCTGTTCCGTCTTCAAGTACAAATTTTACCTCTTCGAGAAGGACGATCGCAAGCTGGAGGAGCTGGCCGAAAAGTGCCGCCAGGGGGAGATCCTGTGCGGGGAGTGCAAGAAGTCGCTGGCCGACGTCATCGTCCCATTTATCGAAGAACACCAGGCCAAGAGGGAGGCGGCCAAGGAGCGGGTGGAGGAGTTCATGCTCCGGGATTGCTCTGTTCCATGA